In one Achromobacter spanius genomic region, the following are encoded:
- a CDS encoding Spx/MgsR family RNA polymerase-binding regulatory protein, translating to MKQTTLYGLTKCSTCVKARDWLSEHGVDHVFVDYRDHPVEAATLKSWSDKVGGWEKLVNRSSMTWRNLPEDRKSAATDKQWSDLIAEYPALVRRPVTVTPDGEVTVGFSEKRYGERFA from the coding sequence ATGAAGCAAACCACCCTGTATGGCCTGACCAAGTGCAGCACCTGCGTCAAGGCGCGCGACTGGCTGTCCGAACACGGCGTCGACCATGTGTTCGTGGATTACCGCGATCACCCGGTTGAGGCGGCCACGCTGAAATCGTGGTCCGACAAGGTCGGCGGTTGGGAAAAGCTGGTGAACCGTTCGTCGATGACCTGGCGCAACCTGCCGGAAGACCGCAAGTCGGCCGCGACCGACAAGCAATGGAGCGACCTGATTGCCGAATACCCGGCCCTGGTGCGCCGCCCGGTCACCGTGACGCCGGATGGCGAAGTCACCGTGGGCTTCAGCGAAAAGCGCTACGGCGAGCGCTTCGCCTGA
- a CDS encoding ABC transporter permease subunit: MKGPNKTLRAVVLGLGYFFLYVPIISLMVFSFNASPTVTSWTGFSFRWYHALVNDDALLRAAWLSFRIAALTATAAVIIGTWAGYVLGRMGRFRGFSLYVGMLSAPLVIPEVVLGISLLLMFVELRGSLGWPAENGVFTIWVGHVTLCMAFVAVVIQTRIRDLDRSLEEAALDLGATPITVFFKITLPLIAPALASAWLLSFTLSLDDVVLASFLSGPSSSTLPMEVFSRVRLGLKPEINALATLFILAVGTCVILANRLQWRKESESK, encoded by the coding sequence ATGAAAGGTCCCAACAAGACATTGCGCGCCGTGGTGCTGGGGCTGGGCTATTTCTTCCTGTACGTACCCATCATCAGCCTGATGGTGTTTTCGTTCAACGCGTCGCCCACCGTCACGTCGTGGACGGGCTTCTCGTTTCGCTGGTATCACGCGCTGGTCAATGACGACGCGCTGTTGCGGGCCGCGTGGCTGTCGTTTCGCATCGCGGCGCTGACGGCCACGGCGGCCGTCATCATCGGCACATGGGCTGGCTACGTGCTGGGCCGCATGGGACGCTTTCGCGGCTTTTCGCTGTACGTGGGCATGCTGAGCGCGCCGCTGGTCATACCGGAAGTGGTGTTGGGCATTTCCTTGCTGCTGATGTTCGTGGAACTGCGCGGCAGCCTGGGCTGGCCGGCTGAAAACGGCGTGTTCACCATCTGGGTGGGGCACGTGACGCTGTGCATGGCGTTCGTGGCCGTCGTCATCCAGACCCGCATCCGCGACCTGGACCGCTCGCTGGAAGAGGCCGCGCTGGACTTGGGCGCCACCCCCATCACCGTGTTCTTCAAGATCACGCTGCCGCTGATCGCGCCGGCGCTGGCCTCGGCCTGGCTGCTGTCGTTCACGCTGTCGCTGGACGACGTCGTGCTGGCGTCGTTCCTGTCCGGCCCCAGCTCAAGCACGCTGCCGATGGAAGTGTTTTCGCGGGTGCGCCTGGGGCTGAAACCCGAGATCAACGCGCTGGCCACCTTGTTCATCCTGGCCGTGGGCACGTGCGTGATCCTGGCCAACCGCCTGCAATGGCGCAAGGAATCTGAATCCAAATGA
- a CDS encoding DNA-3-methyladenine glycosylase: MASPIQASRGVGQALPDAFFDRDACTLARDLLGKVIRHCVDGLWLSVRIIETEAYYLEEKGSHASLGYTHKRRALFMDGGVIYMYYARGGDSLNFSAAGPGNAVLIKSGYPWTDALSGPDALARMQQLNPDARGLPRPPSRLCAGQTLLCRALGLKVPQWDARRFDPGALYVEEVGGSPQALVCTTRLGIPPGRDEHLHYRFVDPAYAAFCTRNPLRRGQRAGHDYVWVDRQGVVLPEAPELPTR, from the coding sequence ATGGCGTCCCCCATCCAGGCATCGCGCGGCGTCGGCCAGGCGCTGCCCGATGCCTTTTTTGACCGCGATGCCTGCACCCTGGCGCGCGACTTGTTGGGCAAGGTCATCCGCCATTGCGTGGACGGGCTGTGGCTGTCGGTGCGCATCATCGAAACCGAAGCCTACTATCTGGAAGAAAAGGGCAGCCACGCCTCGCTGGGCTACACCCACAAGCGCCGCGCGCTGTTCATGGACGGCGGCGTCATCTACATGTATTACGCGCGCGGCGGCGATTCGCTGAATTTCAGCGCCGCCGGGCCGGGTAACGCCGTGCTGATCAAGTCCGGGTATCCATGGACTGACGCGCTGTCCGGCCCCGATGCGCTGGCCCGCATGCAGCAGTTGAACCCGGATGCGCGCGGCCTGCCGCGCCCGCCGTCACGCCTGTGCGCGGGGCAGACGCTGCTGTGCCGTGCGCTGGGGCTGAAGGTGCCACAGTGGGACGCGCGCCGCTTTGATCCCGGCGCGCTGTATGTGGAGGAAGTGGGCGGCTCGCCGCAAGCCTTGGTCTGCACCACGCGCCTGGGTATACCGCCCGGGCGCGACGAGCATCTGCATTACCGTTTCGTGGATCCGGCCTACGCTGCCTTCTGCACACGCAACCCCTTGCGGCGCGGGCAACGTGCTGGTCATGACTACGTGTGGGTGGACCGCCAGGGTGTCGTGCTGCCCGAGGCGCCCGAACTTCCAACGCGCTAG